One genomic window of Arthrobacter sp. KBS0703 includes the following:
- a CDS encoding S1C family serine protease: MTENPVPGAAPENRDPAGRPADPTARPAHEEGFQSQGSQPEGNYRDHPTEQLGGGDAGRDNMGGDDALPAGSANPTMRLDRPDQEAPGELQGHPQSEPFNGPRPVYPQHAPFYGHESGPATQQFASAPHPGGPGQPHQSPYAQHVPHSAPYDNRANAPRRKASFGVGTLVASILAAGLVGGGVATVGAGNLFVAGTAPAVSTGSQPGTVIVNNKDDVNAITAAAVKASPSVVTIKATNGSEGGTGSGVILDDQGHILTNTHVVTLDGTAASADIEIRTNDGRVMTAKIVGTDPLSDLAVIKVDNPSGLTPATLGDSGKLNVGDTAVAIGSPLGLTGTVTDGIVSTLNRTISVASSAAPKGGADNSQGGDQGFEFAPPGQGQGQSSASKGTIAINVIQTDAAINPGNSGGALVNSKGEVIGVNVAIASAGGSSAATGTGNIGVGFSIPINNAKRVAQEIIDNGKATHGQLGVSVKAKAASASGFSVGADVDTVEQGSAAAKAGIRSGDVVTRFNDLAISDPNQLTAAVREQPAGATVKITIQRNGREQQLDVTLGAAAEQ; the protein is encoded by the coding sequence ATGACTGAGAACCCAGTGCCGGGCGCAGCACCTGAGAACCGAGATCCTGCAGGGCGGCCCGCTGATCCCACGGCTCGGCCTGCGCACGAGGAGGGTTTCCAATCTCAGGGAAGTCAGCCGGAGGGAAACTACAGGGACCACCCCACCGAACAGCTGGGCGGCGGGGATGCGGGCCGCGATAACATGGGCGGCGATGATGCCCTGCCCGCCGGCTCTGCCAACCCCACCATGCGGCTTGACCGGCCGGACCAGGAGGCTCCGGGCGAGCTCCAGGGCCACCCGCAGTCAGAGCCCTTCAACGGGCCGCGTCCCGTATATCCCCAGCACGCTCCTTTCTACGGGCACGAGTCGGGGCCTGCAACCCAGCAGTTCGCGTCCGCCCCGCATCCCGGGGGCCCGGGCCAGCCCCATCAGTCTCCCTATGCCCAGCACGTCCCCCACTCGGCCCCTTATGACAACCGGGCCAACGCGCCCAGGCGCAAGGCCAGTTTCGGCGTTGGCACGCTCGTGGCCAGCATCCTCGCCGCAGGACTCGTTGGCGGTGGGGTGGCGACGGTCGGCGCCGGCAATCTCTTCGTCGCCGGGACGGCGCCAGCCGTCAGCACCGGCAGCCAGCCCGGGACAGTGATCGTCAACAACAAGGATGACGTCAACGCCATCACGGCCGCTGCCGTCAAGGCATCGCCGAGCGTTGTGACGATCAAGGCCACGAACGGCAGCGAGGGCGGCACCGGCTCAGGTGTCATCCTCGACGACCAGGGCCATATTCTCACCAACACCCACGTGGTGACCCTGGACGGCACGGCGGCCAGCGCGGATATTGAAATCCGCACGAACGACGGCCGCGTCATGACAGCGAAGATCGTAGGAACGGACCCCCTCTCGGACCTGGCCGTCATCAAGGTGGACAACCCCTCAGGGCTCACGCCGGCCACGCTCGGTGACTCGGGGAAGCTGAACGTCGGCGACACCGCAGTGGCCATCGGCTCTCCCCTGGGCCTCACGGGCACCGTGACGGACGGTATCGTATCCACCCTCAACCGGACTATCAGCGTTGCGTCCTCGGCAGCACCCAAGGGCGGCGCCGACAATTCCCAGGGCGGAGACCAGGGCTTCGAGTTCGCTCCTCCGGGCCAGGGGCAGGGCCAAAGCTCCGCGAGCAAGGGAACCATCGCCATCAACGTCATCCAGACGGACGCCGCCATCAACCCCGGTAACTCCGGCGGTGCCCTGGTGAACAGCAAGGGCGAGGTGATCGGCGTCAACGTCGCCATCGCGTCGGCCGGCGGCAGCTCCGCAGCGACCGGAACAGGCAACATCGGAGTGGGCTTCAGCATCCCGATCAACAACGCCAAGCGCGTGGCCCAGGAGATCATCGACAATGGCAAGGCGACCCACGGCCAGCTGGGCGTCAGCGTCAAGGCGAAGGCTGCTTCGGCGTCCGGCTTCTCCGTGGGCGCGGATGTCGACACGGTGGAGCAGGGCTCGGCGGCGGCCAAGGCAGGCATCCGGAGCGGCGACGTCGTGACGCGGTTCAACGACCTCGCCATCAGCGACCCGAACCAGCTCACCGCAGCGGTCCGTGAACAGCCGGCCGGCGCAACGGTCAAGATCACCATCCAGCGGAACGGCCGCGAGCAGCAGTTGGACGTGACGCTGGGCGCCGCCGCAGAGCAGTAG
- a CDS encoding electron transfer flavoprotein subunit beta/FixA family protein has protein sequence MKIIVLVKHVPDAQFDRHLSGEGHTTDRDESILSELDEYALEAALQLTEARGGSKAGNKVIALSMGPAGAVNAIKKSLQIGASEGVHLTDEALAGSDAAATSLALAAAIRHLGADTPVDLVLTGMASTDGETSLVPAQLAERLGLPQVTFASSLDVDGGRITARRDADTHSETVEAPLPAVVSVTDQINEPRYPNFKGIIAAKRKSITTLSLADVGVDPSQVGHAGSWTTVTSAEERPPRTAGTIITDEGDAGIKLVDFLAAQKLL, from the coding sequence TTGAAGATCATCGTCCTGGTCAAGCATGTGCCGGACGCGCAGTTTGACCGGCACCTCAGCGGCGAGGGCCACACCACGGACCGCGATGAGAGCATTCTGTCCGAGCTGGATGAATACGCCCTGGAAGCCGCACTGCAGCTCACCGAGGCGCGCGGCGGAAGCAAGGCGGGCAACAAGGTCATCGCCCTCAGCATGGGCCCGGCCGGCGCCGTGAATGCCATCAAGAAGTCCCTCCAGATCGGAGCGTCCGAAGGCGTCCACCTCACGGACGAGGCACTCGCCGGCTCTGACGCAGCCGCCACCTCGCTGGCGCTCGCCGCCGCGATCCGCCATCTCGGCGCGGACACCCCGGTGGACCTGGTCCTGACCGGCATGGCATCCACCGACGGCGAAACGTCACTCGTTCCGGCCCAGCTCGCTGAGCGCCTCGGCCTGCCGCAGGTGACTTTCGCGTCGTCGCTGGATGTTGACGGGGGACGCATCACCGCCCGCCGCGACGCCGACACGCACTCGGAGACGGTCGAAGCCCCGCTGCCAGCAGTGGTGTCGGTGACGGACCAGATCAACGAGCCCCGCTACCCCAACTTCAAGGGCATCATCGCGGCCAAGCGCAAGAGCATCACCACACTGTCGCTGGCGGACGTTGGAGTGGATCCCTCCCAGGTGGGCCACGCCGGATCCTGGACCACGGTGACTTCGGCTGAGGAACGCCCGCCGCGCACCGCGGGCACCATCATCACCGACGAAGGCGACGCCGGCATCAAGCTGGTTGACTTCCTGGCCGCACAGAAGCTGCTCTAA
- a CDS encoding electron transfer flavoprotein subunit alpha/FixB family protein, which produces MANVLVFIDNPGQALKKSSLELLTIARSLGETAVAVNGELHDGVAASLGEHGAVAVYRPSAQDLDDYLVAPKAAFVAAAADKSGATAVLVENSPEGKEIAARLGIRLSAGVITDVVAVDPDGTARKSVLAGSYTTAAKATTPVSVLTVKANSVTPEPAAAPSTPETVTVDVPADATASAARITAREQKAVSGRPDLTDARIVVAGGRGLDGDFGPVEDLADALGAAVGASRAATDAGWISHDAQVGQTGKTVSPQLYISAGISGAIQQKAGMQTAKVIVAVNKDAESPVFEIADFGIIGDLFQVLPQATEEIKKRKG; this is translated from the coding sequence ATGGCAAACGTACTGGTATTCATTGACAACCCCGGCCAGGCTCTGAAGAAGAGCAGCCTTGAACTCCTCACCATCGCCCGTTCCCTCGGGGAGACGGCCGTGGCCGTCAACGGCGAACTGCACGACGGCGTCGCAGCCTCCCTCGGTGAGCACGGGGCCGTTGCCGTCTACCGGCCCTCCGCGCAGGACCTTGATGACTATCTCGTGGCGCCCAAGGCAGCTTTCGTGGCGGCGGCGGCCGACAAGTCCGGCGCCACCGCGGTGCTGGTTGAAAATTCGCCTGAGGGCAAGGAAATCGCGGCGCGGCTCGGGATCCGCCTCAGCGCAGGCGTAATCACTGACGTCGTTGCCGTCGACCCCGACGGCACCGCCCGCAAATCAGTGCTGGCAGGTTCCTACACCACCGCGGCTAAGGCGACCACGCCGGTCAGCGTGCTGACGGTCAAGGCCAACAGCGTCACCCCCGAACCGGCCGCGGCGCCCAGCACCCCCGAAACAGTGACGGTTGACGTGCCTGCCGACGCCACTGCTTCGGCAGCGCGCATCACGGCCCGGGAACAGAAGGCCGTCAGCGGCCGCCCGGACCTCACCGACGCGCGGATCGTGGTGGCCGGCGGACGGGGGCTTGACGGCGACTTCGGCCCGGTGGAGGACCTGGCAGACGCGCTGGGTGCTGCCGTGGGCGCATCGCGGGCGGCAACAGACGCCGGCTGGATCAGCCACGACGCCCAGGTCGGCCAGACCGGCAAGACCGTATCCCCGCAGCTGTACATTTCGGCAGGCATCTCCGGCGCCATCCAGCAGAAGGCCGGCATGCAGACGGCGAAGGTGATCGTGGCCGTCAACAAGGACGCGGAATCTCCCGTCTTCGAAATCGCTGACTTCGGCATTATCGGGGATCTCTTCCAGGTCCTGCCGCAGGCGACGGAAGAAATCAAGAAGCGCAAGGGCTGA
- a CDS encoding PIG-L deacetylase family protein, with translation MTSNAAPAQSPFNPDKHRVERVLCFAAHPDDIDFGAAGTIAAWTAAGVEVSYCIMTDGDAGGFDPAHRAEIIAMRAAEQQRAAALVGVTDIHYLHERDGFLEPNHQVMWGVVKLIREIRPDVVLSMHPERNWNRIQKSHPDHLAVGEAVTRAVYPAVENPYAYPELAESGLEAYKVPWLWLYAGPEERENHFTDVTEHVDSKLGAIHVHVSQHPDVEAMEAAVRNGMQVNARRAGLPDGRSAEAFHVVTINGPGTIAGF, from the coding sequence TTGACTTCAAACGCTGCTCCGGCACAGAGCCCGTTCAACCCGGACAAGCACCGGGTTGAGCGGGTGCTCTGTTTCGCCGCCCATCCGGACGACATCGACTTTGGCGCTGCCGGGACCATCGCCGCGTGGACGGCAGCCGGCGTCGAGGTGAGCTACTGCATCATGACGGACGGCGATGCCGGCGGTTTCGATCCGGCCCACCGGGCCGAAATCATCGCCATGAGGGCCGCCGAGCAGCAGCGTGCCGCAGCGCTCGTCGGCGTCACCGACATCCACTATCTGCACGAGCGGGACGGATTCCTGGAACCGAACCACCAGGTGATGTGGGGAGTGGTGAAGCTGATCCGCGAAATCCGCCCCGACGTCGTGCTTTCCATGCATCCGGAACGCAACTGGAACCGCATCCAGAAAAGCCACCCCGACCACCTGGCCGTCGGGGAAGCGGTGACCCGGGCCGTCTACCCGGCCGTGGAAAACCCGTACGCGTATCCGGAACTGGCCGAATCCGGCCTCGAGGCCTACAAGGTGCCGTGGCTGTGGCTCTATGCCGGGCCGGAGGAACGCGAAAACCACTTCACCGACGTCACGGAGCACGTGGACAGCAAGCTCGGGGCGATCCACGTCCATGTCAGCCAGCACCCCGACGTCGAGGCCATGGAGGCTGCCGTGCGCAACGGAATGCAGGTCAACGCACGGCGCGCGGGTTTGCCGGACGGCCGCAGCGCGGAGGCATTCCACGTCGTAACAATCAACGGGCCGGGCACGATCGCGGGCTTCTAG
- a CDS encoding gluconokinase produces MAKTAQQPVLVIMGVSGSGKSTVAGVVSGKLGWDLAEGDDLHPAANVAKMQAGEPLTDDDRWPWLETIADWIRHHTQAGTPGVITCSALKKRYRDVLRGENVVFVFLQGSKDNISGRLASRHGHFMPPALLESQFEALEEPTEDENYIALCVSATPAEEAQEIIERLNLAAASAAPDQN; encoded by the coding sequence ATGGCGAAGACTGCACAGCAGCCGGTCCTGGTGATCATGGGCGTCTCAGGATCCGGCAAATCAACAGTGGCCGGCGTTGTGTCCGGCAAGCTCGGCTGGGACCTCGCGGAAGGCGACGACCTGCACCCTGCGGCAAACGTGGCCAAGATGCAGGCCGGCGAACCCCTCACCGATGACGACCGTTGGCCGTGGCTGGAAACCATTGCTGACTGGATCCGGCACCACACCCAGGCCGGCACTCCGGGCGTTATCACGTGCTCAGCGCTCAAGAAGCGGTACCGTGATGTGCTCCGGGGCGAAAATGTCGTGTTCGTGTTTCTTCAGGGCAGCAAGGACAACATCTCGGGCCGGCTTGCCTCACGGCACGGACACTTCATGCCTCCGGCCCTGCTCGAATCGCAGTTCGAGGCGCTGGAAGAACCCACCGAGGATGAAAACTACATCGCCCTGTGCGTCTCGGCCACCCCGGCCGAGGAGGCCCAGGAAATCATTGAACGACTGAATCTCGCAGCTGCCTCCGCCGCTCCGGATCAGAACTAG
- a CDS encoding anti-sigma factor domain-containing protein: MTDTNDAHGRQLPRAFAADISTDLAAGRAVELAEVYALDAVSDAERGAIEAYVSTAPEAERQSFYERVRQARETLATSFTDEEEPPADLFDRIVAQLPAPFANIGSAPAVAAAVPPVPDQLAAARERREVRRRSPGVRNWLVGVAAAAVIALGGVGVGAYVANQNDPLRQVLEAQDVRQATVDVSGGGTATVSISSSRDALVVRMKDVPAPPPGKVYQMWLIPKDGSAPVSEGLMDAEALSKPAVVKGIGSAASLGITVEPEGGSASPTLPTVAAAALNT; the protein is encoded by the coding sequence ATGACCGATACAAATGATGCACACGGCCGCCAGCTGCCCCGTGCCTTCGCTGCCGACATTTCCACTGACCTCGCAGCGGGCCGCGCCGTCGAGCTCGCCGAAGTCTACGCGCTCGATGCCGTGAGCGACGCTGAGCGCGGAGCCATCGAGGCCTACGTCAGCACCGCCCCGGAAGCAGAACGCCAGTCCTTCTACGAGCGCGTCCGCCAGGCCAGGGAAACACTCGCCACCTCGTTCACGGACGAGGAGGAGCCGCCGGCAGACCTGTTCGACCGCATAGTGGCCCAGCTTCCGGCGCCATTCGCGAATATCGGCAGTGCGCCTGCCGTCGCGGCGGCTGTGCCGCCCGTGCCCGATCAGCTTGCCGCTGCACGCGAACGCCGTGAAGTCCGACGCCGGTCCCCCGGCGTTCGCAACTGGCTGGTCGGTGTTGCGGCTGCTGCGGTGATCGCCTTGGGCGGCGTGGGTGTCGGCGCCTATGTGGCCAACCAGAACGATCCGCTGCGGCAGGTCCTGGAGGCACAAGACGTTCGCCAGGCGACCGTGGATGTCAGCGGCGGCGGGACGGCGACAGTTTCCATCTCGTCGTCGAGGGACGCCCTGGTGGTGCGGATGAAGGACGTTCCCGCTCCTCCCCCGGGCAAGGTCTACCAGATGTGGCTGATCCCGAAGGACGGTTCCGCTCCGGTTTCCGAGGGCCTGATGGATGCCGAGGCCCTGTCAAAGCCTGCCGTCGTCAAGGGGATCGGCTCGGCCGCCTCGCTCGGGATCACCGTGGAGCCTGAGGGCGGCTCCGCCTCGCCCACGCTTCCCACGGTTGCTGCCGCGGCGCTCAACACCTGA
- a CDS encoding sigma-70 family RNA polymerase sigma factor yields METPNAPNFGAPAPPGTAVDLNRQLATLLERIAGGDQASFAEFYQLTSRRVFGMARRVLIDPELSEDATQEVFLQVWQNAAKFDPASGSPLAWLMTISHRRAVDKVRSSQSSTDREAKYGASSQDIDHDSVSDEVGSRLEAEAVVRCLETLTETQQESVRLAYYGGLTYREVAEKLNAAVPTIKSRIRDGLIRLKTCLGVS; encoded by the coding sequence ATGGAAACTCCCAACGCGCCGAACTTTGGCGCCCCAGCGCCGCCCGGCACCGCCGTCGACCTTAACCGCCAGCTCGCAACGCTGCTCGAGCGGATTGCCGGCGGCGACCAGGCGTCCTTTGCCGAGTTCTATCAGCTCACCTCGCGCCGCGTGTTCGGCATGGCCCGCAGGGTGCTCATCGATCCGGAGCTGAGCGAGGACGCGACCCAGGAGGTGTTCCTGCAGGTCTGGCAGAACGCCGCCAAATTCGATCCGGCCAGCGGCAGCCCACTGGCGTGGCTGATGACCATCTCGCACCGCCGCGCCGTGGACAAAGTCCGGTCGTCGCAGTCATCCACTGACCGTGAGGCCAAATACGGCGCCAGCAGCCAGGACATAGACCACGATTCCGTGTCCGATGAGGTGGGCAGCAGGCTGGAGGCCGAGGCCGTGGTCCGCTGCCTCGAGACCCTGACCGAGACACAGCAGGAATCCGTGCGGCTCGCCTATTACGGCGGCCTCACCTACCGCGAAGTCGCTGAAAAGCTCAACGCGGCCGTACCTACCATCAAGTCCCGCATCCGCGACGGACTGATCCGATTGAAGACCTGTCTGGGGGTGAGTTGA
- a CDS encoding tRNA (cytidine(34)-2'-O)-methyltransferase, which yields MFRILFHTPEIPGNTGNAIRLAAITGAELHLVEPLGFDFSDAKLRRAGLDYHDLAVVTVHPDIEAAWEALQPARVFAFTSDGEVSYTDVSYRPGDVLLFGPESVGLPEELKHDPHVTSRVRLPMLPSLRSLNLANAASIAVYEAWRQQGFTGAQL from the coding sequence GTGTTCCGCATCCTCTTCCATACCCCTGAAATTCCCGGCAATACCGGCAACGCCATCCGCCTGGCCGCCATCACCGGCGCCGAGCTCCACCTGGTGGAACCGCTGGGCTTCGACTTCTCCGACGCCAAGCTGCGCCGCGCCGGCCTGGATTACCACGACCTGGCCGTGGTGACGGTTCATCCCGACATCGAGGCCGCGTGGGAAGCCCTGCAGCCCGCGCGGGTCTTCGCCTTCACTTCCGACGGCGAGGTGTCCTACACGGACGTTTCCTACCGGCCGGGCGACGTCCTGCTCTTCGGCCCGGAGTCGGTGGGACTGCCGGAGGAGTTGAAGCACGATCCCCATGTCACGTCCAGGGTCCGGCTGCCCATGCTGCCGTCGCTGCGTTCCCTGAACCTGGCCAACGCCGCATCGATCGCCGTGTATGAGGCCTGGCGGCAGCAGGGCTTCACGGGCGCCCAGCTCTGA